DNA sequence from the Leptospiraceae bacterium genome:
CAACAGCCTCTCGAATTACAGGGTTTTTGATTTTTAAATCGCTCATCTCTCTTTCCTTTAGCTGTCCCGCTTCTCGTAAAAGGTATACCCAGTTTTCCAGTTCTGTCTCAAGGGTTTCAAGATTCCCTTTGAACCTGGGTAGCTCTATTATATGAATTTCAAGGTCCTTCGTCAAGTGTATTTCAGGACTGTCTTTTTCCAGTAGCCGGAAACTGGAGTGGAAATTTCTGGTTTGTTTCATTTGAAAGTTTAAAAACGAGATGGAATACACAGGCTTTAAATCACCGTATTCTTCCCCTTTATCTATTTGCGTCGTGTAAAGCCTGGCCCAGTAGTAAAGGATTCTTTTTCCATAAAAGCTCTGGGAACTGGTTTGCATTTCTACATTGAAATGTTCTTTTTTTTCATTTACCGCGTGTATATCCAGTATGGAAATTTTTTCATCATGAAAATCTCCCGGGATTTCCGGGTTCAAAATCTTTATCTCTTTTATCTTTTCTTCTTTTTCAAAGCCTAAGACTGCATTGAGTAAGTTCATCAATAATTTGGGGTTCTTTATGCAAAATATCTTAAATACTATATCCACATGTAAAGGCAAAAGCCCCGCTGACTTTTCTGATTCTTCCTGTTTCATTTTACGATCTCCTACTATAAAGGGTTTGAAAATGCACAGAAGGAACAAAAAATTTCTATAGAAGGGAAGCCGATACTGGACTTTTGGGATACTTTTTGGAACTTTTTTTCCCGGCCGGATGCGGTTGCTAAGCGATGTACTGAGCGTAAGCCGAAGCACAGCGTCCGGCTGAACGGAAAGTAAAGTCCACCAAATAAGACCTCCCCCTGCCCTGTGAATGAGCGAAGCGAGAGAACGAATTAGGGAAGGGGGAATGAGGGGGATAGGTAAACTTAGGGATTAGGTATTGGGGATAAGTAACTAATTCCCAACCTCTAATCACCAATCCCTAAATGCAATGCTCTCAAACGAGCGGTTTAATGATTAGTATTTAGATATTAGGGATTAGTAATAGTTCCAGAGCATGTTTTCCTTTTGGGAATCCAGCTGAATTCTTTATCTTTCTTTTTTGCTTGATTTCTAATTTGATAAAAACGAAATTATTCAAGAACAATAAATGTTCAATTAATATAAAAGGATATTATATGAAAACATTATATACGAAAATACTGTATATTTCTGAACTTGTAAATACCCACATATTAAAAAACATTCTGCGTTTCTTCGATGCCTTTGGTTCCGGTTCTTATAATTCTACAAATGGGAACAGGAAGAATAAAGGTGTGGATTTTATCTGTATTCCGGGACAGGAGGTTTTTTCTCCTATAAGCGGGAAAGTTGTTTCCAAGTTTTACACTATGATAATCGGAGACATGGTAGCCACCTGCCACTGTGAAGGTAAAATAGAATATAAGAATATTCAAAATAACAAAACCATGACCAATGACACTGATTATCTAATCGTTCAAAAGAAAGATAAGATTATTATCATATATCCAACAGATTTACAAAAAGCCAATATTACCTTTTCTCAATTTCTGCTGATGCCCGGGTCCCACAGGAAACTCTTTTTCCATCTTCTCTGACATTTTTACAGACAAATATATGCTTTTCATAATATTGTGACGTAGTACGAGTATAGGGATCCCGAAAAAAGAAGCAAGCAAAATTTATTCTTAATCTCTTTCGATAAACTCAATTATCTTTTCAATTTCTATGGGTTAGAGAATAGCCTATTATTTTGTTAAAAAATCTTCTGGTACCGGTTGTCATAACTTAAGTTCTTCTAATTCCAACTGGAGAGCTTCCCAGTCAGAAATTACTTTTTCAATTTCAGGCTTTATCTCTTCGTAACGTTTTAAAATAGTATCTCTTTGGGAGGAGCTATAAAAATCCGGATCTGCCATATCATTTTCCAGAAGAGATTTTTCTTTTTCCAGAGTGTCGATTCGCTCTTCAGCAGTAAGAATATCTTTCTCCAGTTTTCTCTGTTTTTTCTTATCAGGGTTCTGGGATGAACGACCATCAACCTTTTCTTTTGTAGCTTTGATCGCTTTAACTTCCCCCTTCTTTTCTTCTTCATACACCTGTAAATAATCTTCAAAACTACAATTTAGATTTTCCAGACTACCTGAAGAAAGACGAAACGTTTTATTGCAAAGTCCCTTTAAAAAGTCCGGGTCATGGCTTATAATTAGGACTGCACCGGGAAAATCTGCAATCGATCTTTTCAGGGCGTCACGGGTTACCATATCCAGATGGTTTGTTGGCTCATCCAGAAGTAGAAGGTTAGTTGGTTGTAAAACCAACATAGCCAGGCGCAGACGACTTTTCTCTCCACCGGAAAGAGTTTTCACAATTTTATAAATGGCGTCACCAGAAAATGAAAAGTGTCCCAGTAAGCTTCTGGCTTCCTGCTCTTTTATATCGGGGTATCGTCCGGTAATCACCTGCAACAGGTTTAGTTCCGGGTCAAGGTCCACAGAATGAGTCTGGGAAAAATATCCGGATTCAACTCTCGGTCCGAGTTGTAAAGTCCCGGCATTTAGTTTTTCTCGGTTTAATAAGCAACGCATCAGGGTAGACTTCCCAGCTCCATTAGGCCCTACCAGAGCGATTTTATCTCCAAGAGAAATCTCTAAATCCACTTTTTGAAAAATAGGTTTTCCGCTTACATATGAAAAATCAGCGTTTTCGAGCTTTAAGATTAATTTTCCTGAAGACACAAAGTTAAAATTGTAATCGGGTTTTTTATTCCAAAAAATAGCCTCAGGAGCATCAATTCTCTCTCGTTTTTCCAGCTTTTTAATGGCACTTTGAACCTGTCTGGCCTTGGTTGCCTTAGAGCGAAATCTTTCTATCCATTCTGTTCTTTTCTTCAAATACGATTGCTCTTTTTCATAGCGAGCTTTCATCTTCTCATGAATTTCATTTTTCTCTTCTAAATAATCGATTAAACTTCCTTCAAATTCCGTTACAGAATTTGAAGAAATTTCAGCAATAGTGGAACTCGTTCTCTCCAAGAAATCCGGGTCATGACTGACCAGTATAAAAGTCCCCTTACTCTGAAGGAGGTATTCTGCCAACCATTCTTTAGATGCGTCATCAAGATGATTGGTAGGTTCATCCAGAAGGAGCAGGTTATGAGGGTTCAAAAGGGCAATGGCAAGTCCTATCCGGTGATGATAGCCCGGAGAAAAGTTCTTAACAGGTTGATTCAGGCTGGAATCTGAAAAACCCAGACCAAACAGTACTTTTCTGGCCCTGATTTCCAGATTGTGCAGATCATGGGCATGAGCAAACTCTTCATTCTCAGCCTGCTCGTGGAGAAGCTCTTCATACGGCTTACTATCCGCTTGAATCGTCTCAAACAACTCCTCAATCTGTTTTTTTTTCTTCTCATACTCTGAATATAGAAGATTCTGGGAAAGAACGACCGAAAGAACCGGTTCTTCTTCCGGAAAATCCGGAATCTGTTGAAATAAAGAAATCTTTGTATCTTTAGAAAACACAACAGATCCCCCATCCGGTTTAAGTTTTTCGGTGGCGAATTGAAAGAGAGTAGTTTTACCTGCACCGTTTGGACCGATCAGGGCAATTTTTCTGTCAGGTTTAATATGCCAATATAAGCCTTCAAAGATTATATTGGGGCCGAAGCGATGGTGCAGGTCTATAAATTGGAGCAAATTTTAGGAATTTGTTGCGGTTAACTCAGCCTTTCTTTGAAGTAAATGCTGTATATATTTGCTGGAATCGTTGTTGTTGTTTTCTCTGGCTTTTTTCAGAGCGTTGTCAATCTCAGAAACAGACATTTTTGCGATTTTTTTATTTTTCTTCTTATTCTCTTCAGACATGATGCCTCCTGTATTTTATGTCTAAAAGTACAAGTAGTTATTTTTTGTAAATCTATTTTCGAGAATAAGAAAAGTGGGAGAATCGTAAACTCGAAAAAAATGAGGACCTGCGAATTTCAGTCTAATTCATAAATCATTGACTTTTTAACTTTCCAGAAAAAAGTACTCTGGTAATAGGAGTTTACCATATGTTAACACTTGCCTTTTTAGGAAATCTCGGTTGGCCTGAAATTCTTATCATTGCATTTTTAGCCCTTCTGCTTTTCGGAGGAAAGAAATTACCCGGTCTCGCAAAAGACCTGGGTACGGGGATTCGAGAATTCCGCAAATCCCTTTTCTCAAGCGAAGAAGAAGAGAAAAAGCAAATCGCTGAAGAAGACGATAAATTCGAAACGAAAAAACAAAAGGAAACGAAATCGAGCAGGAAAAAATCGTAAATGCAAGAAAAAAAACGTGTGAAGGGAGCTAAGAAAAAAGTAGGAAAGAAAAAAGTCCTACTTAAGAACGATGCCTCTCCTATTGTCTCGAAGAAGAAAGGGACAAAAAAAAAGCTCTCCAAAAAAAAGGAACTTGAAAACAGTTCAATAAAGTTAATCGAAGAAGAACCTGTAACTTCGCAAGAACTTACGATTACTCATCGACAAAAAAAAGAAAGTTCCGATCTTGAAGTACAGGCTGAAAGCAAAATTGAACTTGTGGAAACAGAGGAAGAAGGAGAGATACAGCTACGAGAAAAATATATGACTATCGGAGAACATCTCGAAGAACTCAGACAGGTTTTAATTCGAGGGCTTTTCGTATTAGGAGTATTTATTATTGTAGCTCTTTTTTTTGGAGAAGATGTTCATAAAATATTAACCACTCCGTATAAGAACGTTCTGGGTAAGAATGCCACATTTTATCAGATAAAGATGATGGCTCCCTTTATGGTCTACCTAAAAACTGCTGTAATGATTTCTATTTTATTTAGTTTCCCTATACAACTGTATTTTATCTGGGGCTTTATTTCTCCTGCCGTAGAACCAAAGCATGAAAGATATGGTAAGATTATTATCCTTGCTTCCACTCTTCTCTTTTGGGCCGGAATTGCTCTATGCTGGTACAGTGTTTTTGAAAAAATGCTACAATTCTTTCTGGTGGTATTTCAATTACCTGATATTGAAACCAAACTTCCTATAGATGAATATTACGATATATTTTTTAATCTTCATCTAATATTCGGAATTGCATTCCAGCTTCCAATAGTATTAGTTCTTTTAGGAGCTATGGGAATTTTACGTTCTGCATTTCTATTTAGCAAATGGAGAGAAGTTACAATATTTCTCGCGATTGCTTCTGCTTTTCTTTCTCCACCGGATTGGGTTTCTATGGTAGCTTTGCTGATACCACTTGAGATTCTTTTCTTCCTATCTTTAATTGTCATGAAGATGGTTGAACGGAAGGAGGAGTGATGCCTCAAAATGGCATACTCGTTTTTTCTTTCTCCTTTCTACTATTTTTAATTTTCCTTGCAATAGAATCATTTTTTTTGGAGGGAAAAAGTTTTTCCGGAGAACAACTCTTATTGATAAAAGTTGGAAAAGTATTCATAGCCTTTTCTTTATCTCTCATTCCGGCCCTACTCTATTACGTTGGAAATAATTCTCAAAGGGCAAGCTTTAGCTTTTTTCATAACCTGATCCAGAACTGGGGTGATGATTTATATGAAAAAGAAATAAAAAATTTTAAAGCTTCAGAACCCTTCAAGAGTCTGATTTATTTATTTAAAAAACGCTATCTGGAAGAGAAAGAGAAACAGGATAAAGTTATTCGAGAAATTTTATTCACACATAAAGAAATTTCTGAATTCTATAAGCCTCTGCAGCTTACAAGAAACATCAGTTTACCCGGTTTTAATTATTATTCAAATCATCTCCATCACTTTGAAAGCGGTAAAAATGCTTCCTGGTTATTGCCTGTCCAGGATGGATGTATTGGAATCCTTTTACATGCCCAGCTTGAGAAAGAATTAAGCCTTGCAGTTCTGTCAAGAATCGATGGTTACTTTTCCTGTGCAAGAATCCATAACCAACTTTCTGCTGAGGATATTTTACGAGGATTTACTATTTGTTTGAAAGAGTTTCAAAACTATCAATTTCTACTATCCTGTGTTTTTGTTTCTTCAGACAATAATCTCTGGTTTATAAATTATCAGAAAAATCCCATATTTGTCCTGGGTGAAAATTCCTATGAAGCTTTGAGTATGGAAGAAGAATACTATTCACAAGAAATGCCGGAACCACATTATAAACGTACGAGTCTAAGAAATGGAGAAAAACTTATTCTTCTACCGGATAGTCTCTGTCAGGATTTATATATGGATATAAATTTATTACAGACTTATCTAATGAAAGCGAGAAAGGATTGCATTACAAAGGATGGATTTGAATTTGCTCAGATTTTTTTTCAAATCTTAGATGAAAGAGCTAAAGAGAAAAATATTCCATTCCAAAACGAAAAGCAAATTATTGTTGTAGGAAGTTATTCATGAAAACACTGATTATATTTACACTATTATCCTTGATTTTTTATACCGAACAAAATGCAAAAGGTAAAGCCTGGTTAAACTATAAACAAAAGCAGCAAACTAAAGCAGGAAAATATTGCAGGTTTGAAATTATCTTTCCCGTCTTATCTGTGAAGAAAAAAGATAAAGACAAAATTAAAATATTAAGAATAGTTAATAAACTTCTAAGAAACTCACTACTCAGTTCAATTAAAAGTTATGTTCCCCTTTGCGAACAGGCCAAGAAGGAAAAACAGGAAAATGGTTTCATCGGAAAATTGCATTTTAATGTGGTTTATATAAATTCTAAAGTTCTGAGTGTTTTTTATTCAGGATATGATTACTTTTCAGGAACTCCGTATCCCAACAAAATTTTCAAATCGTATAATTTTGACTTAAAAACAGGTTTGACAATTCCTTACAACAGTCTTTTTAAGCAGGATGTAGATTATAAAAAAGTCATGCACCACATCATTGCAAATGACATGTTAAGACAAAAAGTGGTTCAATCTCCTAAAGATTTTGTCCATGAACAGCTTGATTACGATTACTATTTTTTAGAGAAAGAACTAATTATTTTTAATATATTTGATATGCATGTATTACAAAGTGTGCAGACAAAAGTAAAATACAACTCTATAAAAGATATTCTTGCCCCGGATTTCTATAGTAAATTTATGGATGAATGATGGAACAAACGGGAACCCTAATCGAGTTAGGCCAAAACTCTCCTCTTGCACTTGTCTATTTTGGTCTTTCCAAAGAAGAACTGGAATATCTTGTAGCCCTAATTAAGCTCAGGGGAAATAAACCCTGTATGTATGTGGATTCTTTTCGCCCGAGTCTTCTAAACAAAGGAGATATTTTTTTAATTGATGCCTTTTACGATGACTTACTGCTTGAGTTGCTGGATTGGTCAATTCGAATCATTGCTATCGGGAGATTTGAAATCCAACAAAAGACCCTCTTTTTTGAAAATGGAATTATGAGTATCTGGGATTTAAACCAGTATAAACTTGAAGACATAAGTCCGGTTTTATTAAAAAGATACACATCCCGCTTGAAACTTCATGCTTATATCTGGTGTGATGATAGAAACTTTATAAAAAACTTACAAACAATATTTGACGTTTATTCCATCGATTATATAAGTTCTAATAATCCGGAATATGCCCTGCACTCTTTAAGCGAGAATGATTATGAAATTTTAATCATTGATTGGGATAATTGTGGTGTAGAAATTCAAAGCCTGATACATGAGTTTCGCAAGATTTCAAAAATTAAGAAAAAATTTCCTTTTATTGCAGGAATAAAAGATTTTTCCAGGAAAGAACTTTTCAAGGATTTAACAGGAATGAAAGAATTTTGCAAGGCTTTATTCTCACCCAATGAAATCCTTGCATTATTTCTTCGCTCATTTCCCCTGAACATTCAAAAACAATTCAAGCAGAATCACTCGGATTTAGGGCCATATATTCACTGGAGAGTAAATTCTTCGGATATGTCTCTCATCCTGGATTTAAAACCGGAAATTCAAAATCCTCAAATTCTTTATGAAGATTTAAAAAAAGAGCTTGAGATTATACTCATTCAAGAACAATTCTCATGGTTAGACTCATTTTTACAGAGTGCATAAAAAGAAAAAATTTATTATCCCAAAATTCCCTTTCCTGAACACTGGCTGGGAGTATTAATTTATAAGGTAGCATCCATGGAAAAAGGATATTTAATTCCCCTCGGAAAAGAAATTTTCAACCCCTATTTCATCATTCTTTGCCTGGTAGGTCTTTATTTGACCGTAAAATTAAGGTTTCCTCAATTTCGTTTTTTCTTTCTGGCATTTAAAATTTTTTCCGGTGCTTTAGATTTTAAAGGACTCAAAGGGCAATTAATTCATTCCCAGGCTTTTTTTGCCGGGACAGGTTCCTCACTCCTTATCGGGGCAGCAATTGGTTCCGCCTTTGCTTTTTTAATCGGAGGACCGGGTGCATTACTCTGGATCTGGCTTGCCACAATCATTATGATGCCTATGCGGCTCGTGACTTCCACTCTTGCCATTAAATTTCGAACCAAGCTTCCGAACGGGCGATATTTATCCGGGCCTATGTATTTTATAGAAAAGGCATTAAAAGCCCGCTGGTTAGCCATTGCATTTGCCCTGACCAGCCTGGTAACAGTTTTAACTCTCGGCGGGATTGTTCCAATTTTAAGTATGGAGTACATAGCAAATAAAACTCTGGGGTTAAGAGGTATGGATCTCCCGCTTCTATTTTCAGCTTTTCTGATTTATGCGGTTTTAGGAGGAATTCGCAGGGTAGGAAAAATTTCCGGAACTTTAATTCCTATCGCCCTGATTCTCTTTTTCATTTCCTACTACTTTAGCTTTTCTAAATATTTAATCCCTTTCAGCAGTTTTATAAAAGAGGTTTTTAAACATGCACTTGAATTAAAACCGGTTATCACAGGAGGTTCTCTGGCCTTATTTACGGTTGTTGGAGAATCTATGGGAACCTTTTTTATTTCTACCGAAACAGGAGTAGGAAAAAGTGCAGGAATTTCCGGAGTAGTCAGAACCGATTCACCGGTAAAACAGGGGCTGGTGAGTATGCTTTCTTCCGCATTTGAAGGCTTTGTTACTTCTACTCTAATTTTCTATCTTCTGGTGTCGGTGGATGCTTCGAGTCTTAGCAGGCAAAAAGAGTTTTTAGATATCGTGCTTTCAACAGGCGGTCTTCCTGTTGTATTTTTAACTCTTTCGTTTTTAATTTTCGGGTTTGTTGGGATCTGCGGATGGTTCTATACCGGTGAACAGAATGCATATTATGTACTGGGTGAAAAGTTTGCGAATTTTTTTCGGATTGTTTTCATCGGAAGTTTTATTACTGCCTCCTATTTGTATATGAAGTTCGGGATGGATGTTCTTATTAATTCCTTTCAATTCGCCTATACCATGGCTATTATTTCCGCGATTCCTGTAACTATAACACTGGTCTTATTAGCTAAAATTGTTTCTTATGAAATGAATAAATATCTGTCAGAAAGTGGTGCAGAATACGAAGTATTAAAAGATTTTTATATTCTAATTCTCAGTATGCTTCCTAAAAATCTTCTTTCCAAGGTTTTCGGTTTTTTTACCTATTTACAACTTCCCCGATTTATGATGATTCCGCTACTAAAGGCTTTTGCCGGCATGTATAAAATAAATCTGGATGAAGCCGAATTGCAGTTAAGCGAATATAAATCCCTTAATCTATTTTTTACGAGGGCTTTAAAAGCGGGTGTCAGAATTATCAATTCAGAAGAAAATGCAGCCGTTTCTCCTGTGGATGCAAAAATTACTAACTATGGAGATATACACGAAAACACGATGATTCAGGCAAAGGGAATTGATTTTAATCTCAAAGAACTCTTAGGTTCAGAAAAGTTTTATCCCTGTTTTGAATCGGGTAAGTTTATAACATTTTACTTATCTCCTCAGGACTATCATCGTATTCATTCTCCTGCTTATGGAAAAATATTAGGATATTATTATGAACCTGGAAAACTTTTTCCGGTAAACGAACTGGCTGTAAAAGGAATTCGAGGACTTTTCCCTAAAAATGAAAGACTGATTACCTTCTTACAAACAGAATATGGTAAAATAGCCGTTATCAAAGTAGGAGCTTCTAATGTTGGAAAAATTCGTGTAACCTATGATAAAAAAATCGTTACCAATACCTTCATTCGAATTCCCAGAGAAGTAGAATATAAGGATGTAGATATTATTATACAAAAAGGTGCTGAACTCGGTCGTTTTGAGATGGGTTCTACGGTAATCCTTGTATTTGAAAAAGATACGATTGATTTTGTAGAATTACCCCGTGAAGAAAAATGCCATTATGGTTCTACCATCGGTTTTTTTAGAGAAAAAAAAGAACAACTACCCAAGTAATTTTTATGTGCAGGCATGATCTAAAAATAGCTTGGCGATCTATTCGTAAAAATAAAACTTGAACCATAAAGTTTCCGGAGGTTAATTGTGTTAGAAGAAGCTGTGATTTTAGAAGGAGCCAGGACTCCTTTTGGGAATTTTGCTGGAAGCTTGAAAGATATTTCAGCAACGGACTTAGGAACAATAGCTTGCAAGGCCACACTTGAAAAAAGTGGAATAGAAGCAGAAACTGTAGAAGATTTAATTTTTGGGAATGTGCTACCTTCCGGAAAAGATTCTGCTTATATAGCAAGGCACATTGCTCTTGATTCAGGTTTAAAAGTTGAAACTCCGGCACTCACAGTAAATCGCCTCTGTGGTTCCGGCATGGAGTCTATTATTCTCGCTGCCCAAAAAATCAAACTTCAAGAAAATACTCTTATATTAAGTGGAGGCACCGAATCCATGTCACAGGTGCCTTATGTTTTACGGGGTGCAAGAAATGGCTACCGTTACGGAAACGCTGACTTAGAAGATCTTCTGAGTCAGGGTCTAACCGATACATACACCGGTCTGGCTATGGGACTAACCGCAGAGAATCTGGCCGAGAAGTATTCGATTTCCCGTGAAGAACAGGATGAATGGGCAGCCATTTCTCAAGAGAGGGCTGAAGAAGCAACTTTAGAAGGACGATTGGGTGAAGAAATTACTCCTGTAGAAATTCGGGGAAAAAGTATTCAGCTTTTTGATAAAGATGAGTTTATTCGAGGAAAAGAATCAATTCCGAGGCTTGGTACTTTAAAACCGGCTTTTAAAAAAGATGGTACCGTTACTGCCGGTAATTCTTCCGGAATTAATGATGGTGCCTGTGCTTTACTTATCAGTTCCCAAACCTATGCTGAAAAGAATAATCTTATACCTCTCGCTATGATTCGAGGCTACGGTCATTCCGGTTGTGCTCCGGAGATTATGGGAATCGGACCCGTTTTTGCAATTCCAAAAGCTTTAAAGCAAGCAGGCCTCACCCTTTCGGATATGCACTTAATTGAAATCAATGAAGCCTTTGCTGCTCAATTTCTCGCAGTGAAAAAAGAACTCGGACTCGATGAATCTATTACCAATGTGAATGGTGGAGCAATCGCTATCGGCCATCCACTGGCTGCCAGTGGTGCGAGAATTACGCTTAGTCTGGCTTATGAGTTACGAAGAAGAAAATTAAAATATGGGCTGGCTTCTCTTTGTATTGGAGGCGGACAGGGAATTGCTATCGTTTTAGAAAATCCTAATTTATAAATAGGAATAATTTACCTATCGGGAAATATTTTTAAAACGTATTTCCCGATTTTTAAGTTTTATACACATAGGCTCTGAGTTCACGAACCACCCATACCCAGATTCCAACAAAAAGTGCTGTAGCAAGCCAGCTTCCTATCCTGGAATGGGGAATTAAAAAAAAGTCAACCACTCCATGCTGAAATATTGCAAGTAAAAAACCCATGATAGGATAGGTTATTCTCCTTCCTATGTTTATATTACTTTTAAGTAGAAAGATAGAAAAAGAAAGATTTATTAATAGATGAATATTCGAAGAATACAAAGCTCTTCCGGTAAACATATTCCAGAGTCTTCCGTCTCCGGTTTTTTTTAGATAGATGAAGTTTTCAATTAGAGAAAAACCGAGGGCGACAAAACCCGCTATAATCACCACATCTATATTCCACTTAAAGCTTTTAAAATGATAGGCAAAGATAAAGGAAAGAATCAGGATGAATAGAATTTTGAATGTTTCTTCTATTACACCCGCCTGTATAAATGCAAGATGAACTGTCTGTTTGAGAACATAAAAACTCTTTACGGGTTTCATGTCCACTTTGGGCCAGATAATCTCATGTAAGGATAGAATCAGTTTGGTGGATAAAATCCCGAGACAGAGTGCTAAAAATGCAAGAAGAAGCTTTCGTTTATTCGGGGACGGTTGATAAGCGAATAAAACAAAAGCCCAGGGGAATACAGATAAGAAAGCTAAGAATGCAATTAAAACATCTTTCCCGTTAAGTGAATTAAATAATACATATATATCGGGCATCTAAAATTCTTCCATATACCTTCCATCAAATTGTAAGACCAGATCCTTTTGTAGGGGGCTCGGCATGGCCGCCGGATCAATCGGTCCATTCCAGAACAGTTCCGTTACCCTTACATCTCCGCTGACATTGGGAGGAGGCATAACCGGTGACATAGATTTTACAAGTTCAATCGTTAGAGCATCCTGATCCGGATAATTGGAAGATTCTACTATTTCCACATCCGTTATGTCGCCATCCCTCGTAATGGTATACGAAACAACTGAAGAATACGGATAAGGAGCTCGTTTCCAGTATTCCATAAAACCTTCCGGCCCCCGCATTCTTGCTGAGATGTAATTAGAATACGTTTTCGGAAGTTTTTTACCCCGAATCCTCTTCACATAGCCCTTGACTTTTCCCTCATCCTGGGGAGTTGTATCGGGAATTTTGATTCCATCTTTCTGACTGGGGGTTTCTGTTCCTGAAATAACTCCTCCGTTCAAATCTTTTACTTCATCAGGAATTTCCGGATCTATAAAATAATATTCCAGCTTTTCCGGCTGATAGTTACTGAGTTGCTTTTTCTTTTGGGAACGCATCGAGCGATCTACCGAAATAGGAACTAAAAGAATAATGGTCAGAAGGATAAAATGAACGAGAAGACTGATTTGCAGGTTATTAAAAAAACCGGGTTTTAAACCTCTATCTTCCCTGGGTTCATGGTCATCACGTAAAGCATGAGAGATGAGAAATTTTGAACTGATATAACATAGGATAAAAGCCGTGAGAGTCGCCACAAGACTTAAAGGATGCTTGATAAAAGGAATAAACTCCTTATCCGGAACACCGGGTTTTAAGCCCAGTGAAGCAAGAAAGCTGACTCCGAAACTATCACTTAATCGAAATGAAAGGCTTATCATTAAAAAAAGCAGGCTTAAAAGATAAATAAATAGGAGAGAATAACCTATCCAGTAACGCTCCAGGTAGATATGTCCCCAACCCGGGAGAATTAACTCCCTGAAGTGAGCCGAATCATGTCTCTGTCGAAACCTGTGACTTTCGCTTCGTTTTGTAGGTCTTAAAATCTTATGCTGCCAGAAAAGTATACAATAGGCCCTGCGAAGCATGGAATGAACTCCCCGACTGCGAAACATACCGAGGATCATAAGAAGAAAAATCCAGTATCCGAGAAGAAAATCCTGAAGAACCATGGTAAAGGAAACTCCCTGTAATACACCTCTGGCCGATGAATTTCCTAAAAATTCTTCGATTCCTTCTCCCAGGATACCCAGAAGTTTGAGCATCGCCAGAGCTTCCGGGAGATTTCTAAAAAAATTGGATAAGAAGTTAAGATATCTTGAAGGTTCAAAGAGTTCCTGGTTTTCAAAAAAAATACGGGTATCATCTCCTCTGGCCAGTTTTAGCTCAGAAAAAAGAGCGGCGAAGAAAAGAGCCACAAAGACATAGAAAAATTTCGAGATTCGATTTCGGTTAAAATAGCCAAAACGGTAAAAA
Encoded proteins:
- a CDS encoding acetyl-CoA C-acetyltransferase; the encoded protein is MLEEAVILEGARTPFGNFAGSLKDISATDLGTIACKATLEKSGIEAETVEDLIFGNVLPSGKDSAYIARHIALDSGLKVETPALTVNRLCGSGMESIILAAQKIKLQENTLILSGGTESMSQVPYVLRGARNGYRYGNADLEDLLSQGLTDTYTGLAMGLTAENLAEKYSISREEQDEWAAISQERAEEATLEGRLGEEITPVEIRGKSIQLFDKDEFIRGKESIPRLGTLKPAFKKDGTVTAGNSSGINDGACALLISSQTYAEKNNLIPLAMIRGYGHSGCAPEIMGIGPVFAIPKALKQAGLTLSDMHLIEINEAFAAQFLAVKKELGLDESITNVNGGAIAIGHPLAASGARITLSLAYELRRRKLKYGLASLCIGGGQGIAIVLENPNL
- the psd gene encoding phosphatidylserine decarboxylase (Phosphatidylserine decarboxylase is synthesized as a single chain precursor. Generation of the pyruvoyl active site from a Ser is coupled to cleavage of a Gly-Ser bond between the larger (beta) and smaller (alpha chains). It is an integral membrane protein.); translation: MEKGYLIPLGKEIFNPYFIILCLVGLYLTVKLRFPQFRFFFLAFKIFSGALDFKGLKGQLIHSQAFFAGTGSSLLIGAAIGSAFAFLIGGPGALLWIWLATIIMMPMRLVTSTLAIKFRTKLPNGRYLSGPMYFIEKALKARWLAIAFALTSLVTVLTLGGIVPILSMEYIANKTLGLRGMDLPLLFSAFLIYAVLGGIRRVGKISGTLIPIALILFFISYYFSFSKYLIPFSSFIKEVFKHALELKPVITGGSLALFTVVGESMGTFFISTETGVGKSAGISGVVRTDSPVKQGLVSMLSSAFEGFVTSTLIFYLLVSVDASSLSRQKEFLDIVLSTGGLPVVFLTLSFLIFGFVGICGWFYTGEQNAYYVLGEKFANFFRIVFIGSFITASYLYMKFGMDVLINSFQFAYTMAIISAIPVTITLVLLAKIVSYEMNKYLSESGAEYEVLKDFYILILSMLPKNLLSKVFGFFTYLQLPRFMMIPLLKAFAGMYKINLDEAELQLSEYKSLNLFFTRALKAGVRIINSEENAAVSPVDAKITNYGDIHENTMIQAKGIDFNLKELLGSEKFYPCFESGKFITFYLSPQDYHRIHSPAYGKILGYYYEPGKLFPVNELAVKGIRGLFPKNERLITFLQTEYGKIAVIKVGASNVGKIRVTYDKKIVTNTFIRIPREVEYKDVDIIIQKGAELGRFEMGSTVILVFEKDTIDFVELPREEKCHYGSTIGFFREKKEQLPK
- a CDS encoding PrsW family intramembrane metalloprotease; this translates as MPDIYVLFNSLNGKDVLIAFLAFLSVFPWAFVLFAYQPSPNKRKLLLAFLALCLGILSTKLILSLHEIIWPKVDMKPVKSFYVLKQTVHLAFIQAGVIEETFKILFILILSFIFAYHFKSFKWNIDVVIIAGFVALGFSLIENFIYLKKTGDGRLWNMFTGRALYSSNIHLLINLSFSIFLLKSNINIGRRITYPIMGFLLAIFQHGVVDFFLIPHSRIGSWLATALFVGIWVWVVRELRAYVYKT